Part of the Herpetosiphonaceae bacterium genome is shown below.
CCGTCGAGCCGCGCAGATCCGCGCCGACCAGCTTCGCGCCCTGGAGATCGGCCTGGCTCAGATCACAGTCCTTGAAGACCACGCCCGACAGATCGGCCCCATGAAATGACGTCGCGTGGAGATTACACCTCTCGAAGCGCACGGCTTTGAACACCGACGACCAGCAGAGCATAAACTCGGCGTTACAGTCGACGATCACCGCGTCGGCGATCTCCGACTCCATCAGCTTCAGGCCCGTCAGGCGGCAGCCAAGCCACTCGATCCGGCTGAGATGCGCCTTCTCCCACTCTGCCCCTGCGAGATCGCAGACCTCGCAGCGCGCATCGAGCATCTGGAGCGTCGTCAGGTGCGTGCGGGCGAGGCTCACGCGCTTCAAGTGGACCTGCTCGAAGAGCGCATCGGCGGCGGATTGGTCGCTGAGATCGCCGCCTGTCAGGGTGCGCTGCGCGAATGTGGCCTGATCGGCCAGGCGCTCGACGGAAAGCGTCTCCGATGGCAGCCTGGCTGGAAGCTGCGGCGATTGAATGCCGGGATAGACCCGGCGGCGCTTGCTCTGCATAGTGGCTTGTCCCGCTCTGATACACGTTGAAAACGACAGCTCGATCACTATACCAGGTGCATCAAACGCATGCCTCGTGGTCTAAAATATGATGCAGCCTGGCATAGATGTGGGCACGAAGGAAACAGGAGGATAAAGCAAGTCCTATGAGCTACCGTGGAGCAATTTTCGATGTCGATGGCGTGCTGGTGGACTCGCCCCACGAGCGAGCCTGGCGCGATACACTACAACACCTGATGATGGACGAGTGGCGCGATATTCTGTCTCAGACCAGCTACACGCCGGAGGGCTACACCACGGCGGTGTACCAGGAGTTCGTGGCCGGAAAGCCGCGCATGA
Proteins encoded:
- a CDS encoding pentapeptide repeat-containing protein, with amino-acid sequence MQSKRRRVYPGIQSPQLPARLPSETLSVERLADQATFAQRTLTGGDLSDQSAADALFEQVHLKRVSLARTHLTTLQMLDARCEVCDLAGAEWEKAHLSRIEWLGCRLTGLKLMESEIADAVIVDCNAEFMLCWSSVFKAVRFERCNLHATSFHGADLSGVVFKDCDLSQADLQGAKLVGADLRGSTVDGLKVGVKEMQGAIIDPTQAALVASLLGITVRWEE